Proteins encoded within one genomic window of Amycolatopsis sp. 2-15:
- a CDS encoding LmeA family phospholipid-binding protein, with translation MVSRPVTPDDRPAPRPDNRRRGRRVRRWVIVLGVLVILLVGADFGAAAFAEHTISQKAREQLSLTDDPSVDIHGFPFLTQALSGDYSHITVSADGVPVGGELRDLGVSAELEDVTAPLSDLTAGNTKNVKIGKLTGAVTIKASDIARISPLDKIQNLRIDQSTEAYVKYGDTDQGQEPDPTPTNSAGETEDGNTAGVRLSGDVQVAGQKVEIFCFALIELKDKTITITPHRLQFGNDHETTVVPESVQKALMPNFRATIDTSTLPLSVTPTAVRVDSGSVTIKGEATSVNFSDLSTTKG, from the coding sequence ATGGTGAGCAGGCCCGTGACGCCGGACGACCGACCGGCTCCTCGGCCGGACAACCGGCGTCGCGGACGGCGCGTCCGCCGCTGGGTGATCGTGCTCGGGGTCCTCGTGATCCTGCTGGTCGGAGCCGATTTCGGGGCCGCCGCGTTCGCCGAGCACACGATCTCCCAGAAGGCGCGCGAGCAGCTGAGCCTGACCGACGACCCGTCGGTCGACATCCACGGCTTCCCGTTCCTCACACAGGCGCTCTCGGGTGATTACAGTCACATCACGGTCTCGGCCGACGGCGTGCCCGTCGGCGGCGAACTGCGCGATCTGGGCGTGAGCGCGGAGCTCGAAGACGTAACCGCGCCGTTGTCCGACCTCACCGCGGGCAACACCAAGAACGTGAAAATCGGCAAGCTCACCGGCGCCGTGACGATCAAGGCGTCGGACATCGCGCGCATCTCGCCGCTGGACAAGATCCAGAACCTGCGCATCGACCAGAGCACCGAGGCCTACGTCAAGTACGGCGACACCGATCAGGGCCAGGAGCCGGACCCCACACCGACCAACTCCGCCGGCGAGACGGAGGACGGCAACACCGCCGGCGTGCGCCTGTCGGGCGACGTGCAGGTGGCCGGTCAGAAGGTGGAGATCTTCTGCTTCGCGCTGATCGAGCTCAAGGACAAGACGATCACGATCACCCCCCACCGGCTGCAGTTCGGGAATGACCACGAGACCACCGTCGTTCCGGAGTCAGTGCAGAAGGCTCTGATGCCGAACTTCCGCGCCACGATCGACACGAGCACGCTGCCGCTCTCGGTCACCCCGACCGCGGTGCGCGTGGACAGCGGTTCCGTGACGATCAAGGGCGAGGCGACCAGCGTGAACTTCTCGGATCTGTCGACGACGAAGGGGTGA
- the pstA gene encoding phosphate ABC transporter permease PstA, giving the protein MSTTLERPATTPAFQQVSLTRKAKNGVATVLVWLAFLIAVVPLVWVLYTVIVNGIKRIPFSNWWTEDFGSVLSDEVGGGVLHAIVGTLEQGLICAIIAVPIGLLVSIYLVEYGRGKLAKATTFMVDILSGVPSIVAALFIYALWITTLGLPRSGFAVSLALVLLMIPVVVRSSEEMLRIVPDDLREASYALGVPKWKTIMKIVLPTAMSGIIGGIMMALARVMGETAPLLVLVGYSAYVNWNPFDGEQAALPLVMNNERVTNSLDPGSVGFDRIWGAALTLVIIIAILNLLATLLSRLLAPKKK; this is encoded by the coding sequence ATGTCCACAACGCTCGAACGTCCCGCGACGACCCCCGCGTTCCAGCAGGTCAGCCTCACCCGCAAGGCCAAGAACGGCGTCGCCACCGTGCTCGTGTGGCTGGCGTTCCTGATCGCCGTGGTGCCGCTGGTGTGGGTGCTTTACACCGTGATCGTCAACGGCATCAAGCGGATCCCGTTCTCGAACTGGTGGACCGAGGACTTCGGCTCCGTGCTCAGCGACGAGGTCGGCGGCGGTGTGCTGCACGCCATCGTCGGCACGCTGGAGCAGGGCCTGATCTGCGCGATCATCGCGGTGCCGATCGGCCTGCTGGTGTCGATCTACCTGGTCGAGTACGGCCGCGGCAAGCTCGCGAAGGCCACCACGTTCATGGTCGACATCCTCTCCGGTGTCCCCTCGATCGTGGCCGCGCTGTTCATCTACGCGCTGTGGATCACCACGCTCGGCCTGCCGCGCAGTGGTTTCGCCGTGTCGCTGGCGCTGGTGCTGCTCATGATCCCGGTGGTCGTCCGCTCGTCGGAGGAGATGCTGCGGATCGTGCCGGACGACCTGCGCGAGGCGTCCTACGCGCTGGGTGTGCCGAAGTGGAAGACGATCATGAAGATCGTGCTGCCGACGGCGATGTCCGGCATCATCGGCGGCATCATGATGGCGCTCGCCCGCGTGATGGGCGAGACGGCGCCGCTGCTGGTCCTCGTGGGCTACTCGGCCTACGTGAACTGGAATCCCTTCGACGGCGAGCAGGCCGCACTGCCGCTGGTGATGAACAACGAGCGGGTCACCAACTCGCTCGACCCCGGGAGCGTCGGCTTCGACCGGATCTGGGGCGCGGCGTTGACGCTGGTCATCATCATCGCGATCCTGAACTTGCTCGCCACCCTGCTCTCCCGGCTCCTCGCCCCGAAGAAGAAGTGA
- the phoU gene encoding phosphate signaling complex protein PhoU, which translates to MREAYHVELEQLAENLAAMSAQVAEAMELATKALLEVDLALAEQVISDDAKVDDARAECEEQAYALLALQAPVATDLRTVLAAIHAAESLERMGDLALHVAKATRRRHPEAVLPESVKPYFTEMGRAAVKLARQAEQVIKSKDVNAAKDLEAEDDQVDDIHRHLFTVLMDREWPYGVAAAVDVTLLGRFYERYADHAVSVAKRMIFVVTGRMPGYDSDEDLNV; encoded by the coding sequence ATGCGTGAGGCTTACCATGTCGAACTCGAACAGCTCGCCGAGAACCTGGCCGCCATGTCGGCTCAGGTCGCCGAGGCGATGGAGCTGGCCACCAAGGCACTGCTGGAGGTCGACCTGGCCCTCGCGGAGCAGGTGATCAGCGACGACGCGAAGGTCGACGACGCGCGCGCCGAGTGCGAGGAGCAGGCGTACGCGCTGCTCGCCCTCCAGGCACCCGTCGCCACGGACCTGCGCACCGTGCTCGCCGCCATCCACGCCGCCGAGAGCCTGGAGCGCATGGGCGACCTCGCCCTGCACGTCGCCAAGGCCACGCGGCGTCGCCACCCCGAGGCGGTGCTGCCGGAGTCGGTGAAGCCGTACTTCACCGAGATGGGCCGCGCCGCGGTGAAGCTCGCCCGCCAGGCCGAGCAGGTCATCAAGTCCAAGGACGTCAACGCCGCCAAGGACCTCGAAGCCGAAGACGACCAGGTCGACGACATCCACCGTCACCTGTTCACCGTGCTGATGGACCGCGAGTGGCCCTACGGCGTCGCCGCGGCCGTCGACGTCACGCTGCTCGGCCGCTTCTACGAGCGCTACGCCGACCACGCGGTCTCGGTCGCCAAGCGCATGATCTTCGTGGTCACCGGCCGCATGCCGGGCTATGACTCCGACGAGGACCTCAACGTCTGA
- the pstB gene encoding phosphate ABC transporter ATP-binding protein PstB, with protein MAKRIDVKDVDIYYGKFHAVDSVTLNVPPRNVTAFIGPSGCGKSTVLRTLNRMHEVIPGARVEGEVLLDGEDIYASAVDPVQVRRTIGMVFQRPNPFPTMSIKDNVVAGLRLGGTKNRKQLDEIAERALRGANLWNEVKDRLNKPGGGLSGGQQQRLCIARAIAVQPDVLLMDEPCSALDPISTLAIEDLIGELKKEYTIVIVTHNMQQAARVSDQTAFFNLAGVGQPGRLVELNDTEKIFSNPDEKATEDYISGRFG; from the coding sequence ATGGCCAAGCGAATCGACGTCAAGGACGTAGACATCTACTACGGCAAGTTCCACGCCGTGGACAGCGTCACGCTGAACGTGCCGCCGCGCAACGTCACCGCGTTCATCGGGCCGTCGGGCTGCGGTAAGTCGACCGTGCTGCGCACGCTCAACCGGATGCACGAGGTCATCCCGGGTGCGCGGGTCGAGGGCGAGGTGCTGCTCGACGGCGAGGACATCTACGCCTCGGCCGTGGACCCGGTGCAGGTGCGCCGCACGATCGGCATGGTGTTCCAGCGCCCCAACCCGTTCCCCACGATGTCCATCAAGGACAACGTGGTGGCCGGGCTTCGCCTTGGCGGCACCAAGAACCGCAAGCAGCTCGACGAGATCGCCGAGCGCGCACTGCGCGGCGCCAACCTGTGGAACGAGGTCAAGGACCGGCTCAACAAGCCGGGCGGCGGCCTCTCCGGTGGTCAGCAGCAGCGGCTCTGCATCGCGCGTGCCATCGCGGTGCAGCCCGACGTGCTCCTCATGGACGAGCCGTGCTCCGCGCTCGACCCGATCTCGACCCTCGCCATCGAGGACCTGATCGGTGAGCTCAAGAAGGAGTACACGATCGTCATCGTCACGCACAACATGCAGCAGGCGGCGCGGGTTTCCGACCAGACGGCGTTCTTCAACCTGGCCGGCGTCGGCCAGCCCGGCCGGCTGGTCGAGCTGAACGACACGGAGAAGATCTTCTCCAACCCGGACGAGAAGGCGACCGAGGACTACATCTCGGGCCGGTTCGGCTGA
- a CDS encoding TlpA family protein disulfide reductase: MTGVWVLLATLMVAVVAGALLKARNGRVRAAKPAAAARDLAQLPAPVAEALDPAAAVTLVQISTTFCAPCRHTRAILSSLADKTEGLHHVDLDVTEQPEVAHALSVLRTPTTLALTNDGRELLRVGGVPKGPELLEALRPHLAEADVR; the protein is encoded by the coding sequence GTGACCGGAGTCTGGGTCCTGCTGGCCACGCTGATGGTCGCGGTCGTGGCCGGCGCGCTGCTCAAGGCGCGCAACGGACGGGTGCGCGCGGCCAAACCGGCCGCCGCGGCCCGCGACCTCGCCCAGCTGCCCGCTCCGGTCGCCGAAGCGCTCGACCCGGCCGCGGCCGTCACGCTGGTGCAGATCTCCACCACATTTTGCGCGCCGTGCCGCCACACGCGCGCCATCCTGTCGTCGCTGGCCGACAAGACCGAGGGGCTGCACCACGTCGACCTCGACGTGACCGAGCAGCCCGAGGTCGCCCACGCCCTGTCCGTGCTGCGCACCCCCACCACGCTCGCCCTGACCAACGACGGCCGCGAGCTGCTGCGTGTGGGCGGCGTGCCGAAGGGTCCGGAGCTGCTGGAAGCCCTGCGTCCGCACCTGGCCGAAGCGGACGTCCGCTGA
- a CDS encoding sulfurtransferase, translating to MSREDALVTTQWAEDNLDTPGVVFVEVDEDTTAYDAGHIRGAVKLDWRNDLQDGVRRDFVNKAAFEKLLSEKGISNDDRVVLYGGNNNWFAAYAYWYFKVYGHQNVQLLDGGRKKWELDGRELNADDVKRDATEYKAKEQDLSLRAFRDEVVQAIGAKNFVDVRSPDEFSGKLLAPAHLPQEQSQVPGHIPGALNVPWAKVANEDGTFKTEDEIKDLYAEAGIDESKATIAYCRIGERSSIAWFALHELLGYSDVKNYDGSWTEYGSLVGVPVELGA from the coding sequence ATGAGCCGTGAAGACGCCCTGGTCACCACCCAGTGGGCCGAGGACAACCTGGACACCCCCGGAGTGGTCTTCGTCGAGGTCGACGAGGACACGACCGCCTACGACGCCGGGCACATCCGCGGTGCGGTGAAGCTCGACTGGCGCAACGACCTGCAGGACGGCGTGCGCCGTGACTTCGTGAACAAGGCCGCCTTCGAGAAGCTGCTCTCGGAGAAGGGCATCTCGAACGACGACCGCGTGGTCCTCTACGGCGGCAACAACAACTGGTTCGCCGCCTACGCCTACTGGTACTTCAAGGTCTACGGCCACCAGAACGTGCAGCTGCTCGACGGCGGCCGCAAGAAGTGGGAGCTCGACGGCCGTGAGCTCAACGCCGACGACGTGAAGCGGGACGCCACCGAGTACAAGGCCAAGGAGCAGGACCTGTCGCTGCGCGCGTTCCGCGACGAGGTCGTGCAGGCCATCGGCGCGAAGAACTTCGTCGACGTGCGTTCGCCGGACGAGTTCTCCGGCAAGCTGCTCGCCCCGGCACACCTGCCGCAGGAGCAGTCGCAGGTGCCGGGCCACATCCCGGGCGCGCTGAACGTGCCGTGGGCCAAGGTCGCCAACGAGGACGGCACCTTCAAGACCGAGGACGAGATCAAGGACCTCTACGCCGAGGCCGGCATCGACGAGTCGAAGGCGACCATCGCCTACTGCCGCATCGGTGAGCGTTCATCCATCGCGTGGTTCGCGCTGCACGAGCTGCTCGGCTACTCCGACGTGAAGAACTACGACGGTTCGTGGACGGAATACGGCTCGCTGGTCGGCGTGCCCGTCGAGTTGGGAGCGTAG
- the mshD gene encoding mycothiol synthase: MAETELTGWTAELEADAAEAVREVLLAAKAADGRPEVDASGPLPREFAGGLHLLARLDGKPAGYAHLDTEGDSYGRQVAEVVVHPDYRRRGVGTALARELDAKAAEGARVWAHGDSAAAAALAKDFGLGRQRELLILHVEVEGADWPEPVLREGLRLRTFVPGQDEEATIAVNARAFDWHPEQGAFSVDELRAEERQPWFDPAGFFLAENESGDVVGFHWTKVHEPVPGRFGGEPVGEVYVVGVDPGTQGGGLGKALTLAGLRYLREKGLRQVILYVEGDNAPALAVYSKLGFTRFETDVQYGR, from the coding sequence GTGGCGGAAACAGAGCTGACGGGCTGGACAGCGGAACTCGAGGCGGACGCGGCGGAAGCCGTGCGTGAGGTGCTGCTCGCGGCGAAGGCTGCCGACGGGCGGCCCGAGGTCGACGCGAGCGGTCCGTTGCCGCGCGAGTTCGCGGGCGGGCTGCACCTGCTCGCGCGCCTCGACGGCAAGCCCGCCGGCTACGCGCACCTCGACACCGAGGGCGACTCCTACGGCCGCCAAGTTGCGGAGGTCGTGGTGCATCCCGACTACCGCCGCCGTGGCGTCGGCACCGCGCTGGCCCGCGAGCTCGACGCGAAGGCCGCCGAGGGCGCCCGCGTCTGGGCCCACGGGGACAGCGCCGCGGCCGCCGCGCTGGCGAAGGACTTCGGCCTCGGCCGGCAGCGCGAGCTGCTGATCCTGCACGTCGAGGTCGAAGGCGCCGACTGGCCCGAACCCGTGCTGCGCGAAGGACTGCGGCTGCGCACCTTCGTGCCGGGGCAGGACGAGGAGGCGACGATCGCCGTCAACGCGCGCGCGTTCGACTGGCACCCGGAGCAGGGCGCGTTCAGTGTCGACGAGCTGCGCGCCGAGGAACGGCAGCCGTGGTTCGACCCGGCCGGTTTCTTCCTGGCCGAGAACGAGAGTGGCGACGTCGTGGGCTTCCACTGGACGAAAGTGCACGAGCCCGTGCCTGGCCGGTTCGGCGGTGAGCCGGTCGGGGAGGTCTACGTCGTGGGCGTCGATCCGGGCACGCAGGGTGGCGGTCTCGGCAAGGCGCTGACGCTCGCGGGCCTGCGGTACTTGCGCGAGAAGGGATTACGACAAGTAATCCTTTATGTCGAGGGCGACAACGCACCGGCACTGGCGGTCTATTCGAAACTGGGGTTCACACGTTTCGAAACCGACGTCCAGTACGGTCGGTAG
- the pstS gene encoding phosphate ABC transporter substrate-binding protein PstS, which produces MKIMRPLGAVGIVASAALVLAACGSDPAASNSSNSSSAAAPAATGTAQVDCGGKSPLSGEGSTAQNNAIDVFKLAYGKQCSGQQVNYTASGSGAGVKQFNGNQVDFGGTDSPATGADLEAANKRCASPAWNIPMVVGPVAVGYHLSGVDKLVLTPSVIAKIFSGGITKWNDPAIKAVKGNESFTFPDKAIQVVSRSDESGTTDNFQKYLGAAAKADWTKGAGKKFNGGVGNGASGSNGVATTVKGADGSITYVEGAFAKDGVTPALIDSGSGGVALSAENVAKSLDSATFLNAGSNDLALDLNKIYASNVAGAYPLLLTTYELVCSKYSNPDVSKAVKAFLTTSATTGQQQLSSKGYVPIPQSLQDKVLTAIKAIS; this is translated from the coding sequence GTGAAGATCATGCGGCCCCTTGGTGCCGTGGGCATCGTGGCGAGCGCCGCCCTGGTGCTCGCCGCCTGTGGTAGCGACCCTGCGGCGAGCAACAGCAGCAACTCCAGCTCGGCCGCCGCCCCCGCCGCCACCGGCACCGCGCAGGTCGACTGCGGTGGCAAGAGCCCGCTTTCCGGCGAGGGCTCGACGGCGCAGAACAACGCCATCGACGTCTTCAAGCTCGCCTACGGCAAGCAGTGCAGTGGCCAGCAGGTCAACTACACCGCCAGCGGCTCGGGCGCGGGTGTCAAGCAGTTCAACGGCAACCAGGTCGACTTCGGTGGCACGGACTCCCCGGCCACCGGCGCGGACCTCGAGGCCGCCAACAAGCGCTGCGCCTCCCCGGCGTGGAACATCCCGATGGTCGTCGGCCCGGTGGCCGTCGGTTACCACCTCTCGGGTGTCGACAAGCTCGTCCTCACGCCGTCCGTGATCGCGAAGATCTTCAGCGGTGGCATCACGAAGTGGAACGACCCGGCCATCAAGGCGGTCAAGGGCAACGAGAGCTTCACGTTCCCGGACAAGGCGATCCAGGTCGTCTCCCGCTCGGACGAGTCGGGCACGACTGACAACTTCCAGAAGTACCTCGGTGCGGCGGCCAAGGCCGACTGGACCAAGGGCGCCGGCAAGAAGTTCAACGGTGGCGTCGGCAACGGTGCTTCCGGCTCGAACGGTGTCGCCACCACGGTCAAGGGTGCCGACGGCTCGATCACGTACGTGGAGGGCGCGTTCGCCAAGGACGGCGTCACCCCGGCCCTGATCGACAGCGGCTCCGGCGGCGTCGCGCTGTCCGCCGAGAACGTCGCGAAGTCGCTTGACTCCGCGACCTTCCTGAACGCGGGCTCCAACGACCTCGCGCTCGACCTGAACAAGATCTACGCGAGCAACGTCGCGGGTGCCTACCCGCTGCTGCTCACCACCTACGAGCTCGTGTGCTCGAAGTACTCGAACCCGGACGTCTCGAAGGCCGTCAAGGCGTTCCTGACCACGTCGGCCACCACCGGCCAGCAGCAGCTGTCGAGCAAGGGTTACGTGCCGATCCCGCAGAGCCTGCAGGACAAGGTACTGACTGCCATCAAGGCGATTTCCTGA
- the pstC gene encoding phosphate ABC transporter permease subunit PstC — protein MRAGDRIFQNLTTGAGIFIVALIGLIGIFLIIQAIPALRVDKVNFLFNHGWSTNDPENMAFGIADLFEVTVATSVVALIIAMPVSLGIALFLTQYAPKRLARGFAYVIDLLAAVPSIIFGLWGILVFAPAIEPFSLWVNSTFSWFPLFAPGNVQPNVRGTIFTAGIVLAVMILPIITSLSREVFERTPTPHIEGALALGATRWEVIRTTVLPFGKAGYIGASMLGLGRALGETIALAVILLIPQGRNFDWSLFDGGATFASKIAANYSEFNNATSAGAYIAAGLVLFVLTFLVNFAARSIISKKGD, from the coding sequence GTGCGGGCCGGTGACCGCATCTTCCAGAACCTGACCACCGGGGCCGGCATCTTCATCGTCGCGCTGATCGGCCTGATCGGAATCTTCCTGATCATCCAGGCCATCCCGGCGCTGCGGGTCGACAAGGTCAACTTCCTGTTCAACCACGGGTGGTCGACCAACGACCCCGAGAACATGGCGTTCGGCATCGCCGACCTGTTCGAGGTCACCGTGGCCACCTCCGTAGTGGCGCTGATCATCGCCATGCCGGTTTCGCTCGGCATCGCCCTGTTCCTCACGCAGTACGCGCCGAAGCGGCTCGCCCGCGGGTTCGCCTACGTGATCGACCTGCTGGCCGCCGTGCCGTCGATCATCTTCGGCCTGTGGGGCATTCTCGTGTTCGCCCCGGCGATCGAGCCGTTCTCGCTGTGGGTGAACTCCACGTTCTCGTGGTTCCCGCTCTTCGCGCCCGGCAACGTGCAGCCGAACGTGCGCGGCACGATTTTCACGGCCGGCATCGTGCTGGCGGTGATGATCCTGCCGATCATCACGTCGCTCTCGCGTGAGGTCTTCGAGCGCACGCCGACCCCGCACATCGAAGGCGCGCTGGCGCTGGGGGCCACCCGCTGGGAGGTCATCCGCACCACGGTGCTGCCGTTCGGCAAGGCCGGCTACATCGGCGCGTCCATGCTGGGCCTCGGCCGCGCGCTCGGTGAGACCATCGCGCTCGCGGTCATCCTGCTCATCCCGCAGGGCCGCAACTTCGACTGGAGCCTCTTCGACGGTGGTGCGACGTTCGCGTCGAAGATCGCCGCGAACTACAGCGAGTTCAACAACGCCACCTCCGCCGGCGCGTACATCGCGGCGGGCCTGGTGCTGTTCGTGCTGACCTTCCTGGTGAACTTCGCCGCCCGGTCCATCATCAGCAAGAAGGGGGACTGA
- a CDS encoding putative leader peptide: protein MDELPITLLTQRRAVDLCRVRSSLCPRTSRRR, encoded by the coding sequence GTGGACGAGCTGCCCATCACCCTCCTGACGCAGCGCCGCGCGGTGGATCTGTGCCGCGTGCGCAGCAGCTTGTGTCCGCGCACCTCGCGCCGGCGCTGA
- a CDS encoding winged helix-turn-helix transcriptional regulator, whose amino-acid sequence MSLDLLVLTAEADPTSVLPALDLLPHTVRVREPEVTALLDAGHRDVILLDARSDLASAKSLCRLLKGAGDDEASTPVIAVVGEGGLVAVSSEWRTDDILLPTAGPAEVDARLRLVTTRDGVSGQVEAELRVGDLVIDEATYTARLRKRTLELTYKEFELLKYLAQHAGRVFTRAQLLQEVWGYDFFGGTRTVDVHVRRLRAKLGPEHEQMIGTVRNVGYKFERPAKSGAKQAAPAIESAPEYTSH is encoded by the coding sequence ATGAGCCTGGACCTTCTGGTACTTACCGCGGAAGCCGACCCCACCTCAGTGCTTCCCGCGCTGGATCTGCTGCCCCACACCGTACGCGTCCGCGAGCCCGAGGTGACGGCCCTGCTCGACGCCGGGCATCGCGACGTCATCCTGCTCGACGCGCGTAGCGACCTCGCTTCGGCGAAGAGTCTCTGCCGCCTGCTCAAGGGCGCCGGCGACGACGAGGCGAGCACGCCCGTGATCGCCGTGGTCGGCGAGGGCGGCCTGGTGGCCGTGAGCTCCGAATGGCGCACCGACGACATCCTGCTGCCGACCGCCGGCCCCGCCGAGGTCGACGCGCGCCTGCGGCTCGTGACGACCCGCGACGGCGTCTCCGGCCAGGTCGAGGCCGAGCTGCGCGTGGGCGACCTCGTGATCGACGAGGCCACCTACACCGCGCGCCTGCGCAAGCGCACGCTCGAGCTCACGTACAAGGAGTTCGAGCTCCTGAAGTACCTCGCGCAGCACGCCGGGCGCGTCTTCACCCGCGCGCAGCTGCTGCAGGAGGTCTGGGGCTACGACTTCTTCGGCGGCACGCGCACGGTCGACGTCCACGTGCGGCGCCTGCGCGCAAAGCTGGGCCCGGAGCACGAGCAGATGATCGGCACGGTCCGCAACGTCGGCTACAAGTTCGAGCGCCCGGCGAAGTCCGGTGCGAAGCAGGCGGCGCCGGCCATCGAATCCGCGCCCGAGTACACCAGCCACTGA
- a CDS encoding DUF4395 domain-containing protein, whose amino-acid sequence MPAGPAVDPRGPRFAAIITTIVLAVVLVTQWWPLLALQTVVFAIGAFIGLKPAPYSVLYRALVAPRLGPPTEREDAAPLRFAQAVGFVFALVGTIGFVAGVTPLGIVATAFALFAAFLNGAFNFCLGCEMFLLIKRFSPARAS is encoded by the coding sequence ATGCCCGCCGGACCGGCCGTCGACCCGCGTGGCCCGCGGTTCGCCGCGATCATCACCACGATCGTGCTCGCCGTGGTGCTCGTGACGCAGTGGTGGCCGCTGCTGGCCCTCCAGACCGTGGTGTTCGCGATCGGCGCGTTCATCGGTCTCAAGCCGGCGCCGTACTCCGTGCTGTACCGCGCGCTCGTCGCGCCGCGGCTCGGTCCGCCGACCGAGCGCGAGGACGCGGCGCCGCTGCGGTTCGCGCAGGCCGTGGGCTTCGTGTTCGCGCTCGTGGGCACGATCGGCTTCGTCGCCGGCGTGACCCCGCTCGGCATCGTCGCGACGGCGTTCGCGCTGTTCGCCGCGTTCCTCAACGGCGCGTTCAACTTCTGCCTCGGCTGCGAGATGTTCCTGCTGATCAAGCGCTTCAGCCCCGCGCGGGCTTCCTAG